The DNA region TTGAAAGGATGGAATGGAAAAGTAGCGGAACGCCATTTAAATCCGGGAGTTTTCGTCTATTATATAGAAATCGGTAATACGGCCCTGGAAATCAAGCGAATCTGGGGAGATCTCAGTTTGATACGATGATCTGGATATTTTTCAAAAAGATATTTTGAGAAACAGTCTTAGAATGATACTTTTGCAGTCCTTTTGAGAGAAACGCTCAAAGGGAAACGATCTTTGATAGGATAAGCTAGGAAGGAATTTAAGAAAAACCTGAAAATTATTTGAGAGGCCAATGGATCGAAAGTCACTAGACTGTAAGATACAGTACTATGGAGAGTTTGATCCTGGCTCAGGATGAACGCTAGCGGGAGGCTTAATACATGCAAGTTGAGCGGTAAGTTATTTATAGCAATATAGATGACCTAGAGCGGCGCACGGGTGAGTAACGCGTACATAACCTGCCCTATACAGGAGGATAGCCTTGGGAAACTGAGATTAATACTCCATAGTATTATTTAGTTGCATAATTAGATAATTAAAGATGAGTCGGTATAGGATGGATGTGCGTCTGATTAGCTAGTTGGTAGGGTAACGGCCTACCAAGGCGATGATCAGTAGGGGGCGTGAGAGCGTGGACCCCCACACGGGTACTGAGACACGGACCCGACTCCTACGGGAGGCAGCAGTAAGGAATATTGGTCAATGGAGGAAACTCTGAACCAGCCATCCCGCGTGAAGGATGAAGGGGCTCTGCCTTGTAAACTTCTTTTGTCTGGGGCGAAAAAGCTCGATTTATCGAGAACTGACGGTACCAGAAGAATAAGCACCGGCTAACTCCGTGCCAGCAGCCGCGGTAATACGGAGGGTGCAAGCGTTATCCGGAATCACTGGGTTTAAAGGGTGCGTAGGCGGCTTAGTAAGTCAGTGGTGAAAGGCTGTGGCTTAACCATGGAATTGCCATTGATACTGCAGAGCTTGAATGAGGTTGAGGTTGGCGGAATGTGACATGTAGCGGTGAAATGCTTAGATATGTCATGGAACACCGATTGCGAAGGCAGCTGACTGGACCTATATTGACGCTGAGGCACGAAAGCGTGGGGAGCGAACAGGATTAGATACCCTGGTAGTCCACGCCCTAAACGATGCTTACTCGTTGTTTGACTGAAAAGTTGAGTGACTAAGAGAAATCGATAAGTAAGCCACCTGGGGAGTACGACCGCAAGGTTGAAACTCAAAGGAATTGACGGGGGTCCGCACAAGCGGTGGAGCATGTGGTTTAATTCGATGATACGCGAGGAACCTTACCTGGGCTAGAATGCGCGTGAATGATTGTGAAAGCAATTAGGCCTAGTAATAGGACACAAAGCAAGGTGCTGCATGGCTGTCGTCAGCTCGTGCCGTGAGGTGTTGGGTTAAGTCCCGCAACGAGCGCAACCCTTGTCTCTAGTTGCCAGCATGTAATGATGGGGACTCTAGAGAGACTGCCGGCGTAAGCCGAGAGGAAGGTGGGGATGACGTCAAGTCATCATGGCCTTTATGCCCAGGGCGACACACGTGCTACAATGGCCGGTACAGAGGGAAGCCAGACCGCGAGGTTGAGCAAATCCCAGAAAGCCGGTCTCAGTTCGGATTGGAGTCTGCAACCCGACTCCATGAAGTTGGAATCGCTAGTAATCGCGCATCAGCCATGGCGCGGTGAATACGTTCCCGGACCTTGTACACACCGCCCGTCAAGCCATGGGAGCCGGGGGTACCTGAAGATGGTGACTTTACTGGGAGCTATCTAAGGTAAGACCGGTGACTGGGGCTAAGTCGTAACAAGGTAGCCGTACCGGAAGGTGCGGCTGGAATACCTCCTTTTAAAGAGAAAAACAATTCAAGCTTCGGCTTAATTGACTCTAATTGTTTATTATTAGGCTTCTTTTTAATGGAATTTTTTGTTCATCCTGGCTATCCTTTTTTTAAAAAATAGTCTCGTAGCTCAGTTGGTTAGAGCACTACACTGATAATGTAGGGGTCCCCAGTTCAAATCTGGGCGGGACTACTAAATGTTACAAAGAAAATTATCTTTGTACCGTTTTTTTAATGATTAGAAAATTAGTAATTAATTGACTATTGATTTGAGGGCTGAAGGGCTAAAGGTCTGAAGGGCTGAAGGGCTGCAATGGATTTTGAATTTTTGACTACTAACTTCTAATTACTGACTACAGGAATTAGTAATTGATTGACTACTGACTACTAATTGCTGACTATTGACTTGGGGGATTAGCTCAGCTGGCTAGAGCATGGCGCTGAAGGCGCCAGGGTCCTGGGTTCTCCTTCCTCGCTTCCATTTAATGTATGGAAGCTTTTATATTTACTTTTTCATTTTAAAGATGTTTGGCATCTTTAAAATTTGACTTGGGGGATTAGCTCAGCTGGCTAGAGCACCTGCCTTGCACGCAGGGGGTCCTGGGTTCGAATCCCTGATCCTCCACATTGAAAATCAAGGAGTTAAGAAATACAAATCTTAGCTCCTTTTTTATTTGCCAGCGATTTGCCAGCAAATTCTGTATCTAAATGGATTAATTTGCATATCCAGCCACTCTAATAATTAATTCGATTCCACTTCGTAATTTTGGTTCATGGAAGTAATTTGCCTTGAAGATGAAGCCTTCTATCAGCTAATTGAAAAGGTGGTCTCTCGTATAAAAGAAAAGGAAGGCATTAAAGAAGATAAATGGCTATCCACAGATGAAGCAATGGACAAACTTAAAATCAAAAGTAAAACCACACTTCAGAAGCTTCGGGATGAAGGAAAAATCCGGTTCTCACAGCCAGAACGGAAAATTATCCTATACGACCGCGATTCAATTAATGATTATTTAGAAAAACATTCTAAAGATACTTTCTGATGGAGTTAAATGAAAAACAATTCGTATCCGGATTCAATTCTGGTTTCGTTCTGGCAGAACATGAACCAGCAATGTTGAATATTCTATTGACGAATATTCGACCAACCAATTCATATATCACTGGCCTCCAATCCGGACAAAAGGAATATCAAACTTATAAGGCCAATATTGAACTATCAAATTTGAGAATAGCTAAGAATAGAGATAGCGACCTCAGAGAATTATAGTATATAAAATTGAGGTAGACTATATTGGGTTTACTGAATTGTAATTACTCAATTTAAATGCTATTCTAGTATTGAGGAAAAGGCAACATGACCTTATTTGTAGACTATAGTTAAGATAAAAACAATATGGCAAAACAAGCTAAAGAAAAAAAACAAAAATCAATCGAAGAAACATTATGGGATTCAGCTAATAAGTTAAGGGGAACAGTTGAGCCTTCGGAATATAAACACGTTGTACTTGGGCTTATATTCTTAAAGTTTGCCAGCGACAAATTCGAAGAGCGAAGACAAGAACTTTTTGCTGAGCACAAAGAGAAATATCTGGGCATGGTGGAGTTTTACACTTCTAAAAATGTCTTTTATCTTTCCCCAGAATCTCGTTGGAGTTATTTGATTGAAAATGCAAAGCAAAACGATATTTCC from Saprospiraceae bacterium includes:
- a CDS encoding helix-turn-helix domain-containing protein; the protein is MEVICLEDEAFYQLIEKVVSRIKEKEGIKEDKWLSTDEAMDKLKIKSKTTLQKLRDEGKIRFSQPERKIILYDRDSINDYLEKHSKDTF